From the genome of Deltaproteobacteria bacterium, one region includes:
- the lptB gene encoding LPS export ABC transporter ATP-binding protein gives MKSLAVRDLSKRYRQREVVRGVSLDIGPGEVVGLLGPNGAGKTTVFYMMVGLVAPEKGDVLLDGKEVTRLPMHLRARMGLGYLPQEPSVFRKLTVRENILAFLEEIPISDGERQERLENLMRNLRISHVAGTRGHSLSGGERRRVEIARALVMSPSFLLLDEPFAGIDPISVADLQQIILGLKETGIGVIITDHNVRDTLKVCDRAYIISEGEILLSGNPEEIAASARVREIYLGDGFTL, from the coding sequence TTGAAGTCTCTCGCCGTAAGGGACCTTTCCAAGCGATATCGCCAGCGGGAAGTGGTCCGGGGCGTCTCGCTCGACATCGGACCGGGAGAGGTCGTCGGGCTTCTCGGTCCCAACGGCGCCGGGAAGACGACCGTTTTCTACATGATGGTGGGACTCGTGGCTCCGGAGAAGGGCGATGTCCTGCTGGACGGAAAGGAGGTAACCCGCCTTCCCATGCACCTGCGGGCGCGCATGGGGCTCGGTTACCTTCCGCAGGAGCCGTCGGTCTTCCGGAAGCTCACGGTCCGCGAGAACATCCTGGCGTTTCTCGAAGAGATTCCCATATCCGACGGAGAGCGGCAGGAGCGGCTCGAAAACCTCATGCGCAACCTGCGGATCTCGCACGTGGCCGGAACGAGGGGGCATTCGCTTTCCGGCGGAGAGCGGCGCAGGGTGGAAATCGCCCGTGCGCTGGTGATGTCGCCTTCATTCCTGCTCCTTGACGAGCCGTTCGCTGGAATCGACCCTATATCGGTCGCCGACCTCCAACAGATCATACTTGGCTTAAAAGAAACGGGGATCGGGGTTATAATAACGGATCATAACGTGCGCGACACCCTCAAGGTGTGCGACCGGGCGTACATCATCTCGGAGGGAGAAATCCTGCTATCGGGAAACCCGGAAGAAATAGCAGCGTCGGCGCGCGTTCGGGAAATCTATCTCGGAGATGGATTTACTCTCTGA
- the lptA gene encoding lipopolysaccharide transport periplasmic protein LptA, translating into MRHRFALTVLAVLLAASAAIAEERRIPAPKDLGNRPVEITAARLQADSGRNIVTFDGDVIAKQEDLTLYSDRLFVEYAAASGAVEKIVAEGNVRMIQADREARAPHAVFYNLEQRIVLSGGADVTQAGNSLKGETVTVFLRENRSVVSGGEGGRVRAVIQPKGQPDGKGKGGR; encoded by the coding sequence ATGCGGCACCGGTTTGCGCTGACGGTCCTTGCGGTCCTGCTGGCGGCCTCCGCCGCCATTGCGGAGGAGCGCCGGATCCCGGCTCCGAAGGACCTGGGAAACAGGCCCGTCGAGATCACCGCCGCGCGGCTCCAGGCGGACAGCGGCCGGAACATTGTAACTTTCGATGGGGACGTGATCGCGAAGCAGGAGGACCTTACCCTTTACTCCGACCGGCTTTTCGTCGAATACGCCGCGGCTTCCGGCGCCGTCGAGAAGATCGTGGCGGAGGGTAACGTGCGGATGATCCAGGCCGACAGGGAGGCGCGGGCCCCCCACGCCGTCTTCTACAACCTGGAGCAGCGCATAGTTCTTTCGGGGGGAGCTGACGTCACCCAGGCAGGTAACAGCCTTAAAGGCGAAACGGTAACCGTCTTTCTTCGCGAGAACCGTTCAGTCGTGTCGGGCGGGGAAGGCGGCCGCGTCCGGGCGGTCATCCAGCCGAAGGGGCAGCCCGACGGCAAGGGGAAGGGCGGCCGTTGA
- a CDS encoding HAD-IIIA family hydrolase, with protein MSAPVIRSGAAQKAAGVRLFLVDVDGVLTDGGIVYDGDGTEIKRFHVRDGHGIKMLQRAGVEVGIITGRTSRVVEVRARELGISIVRQGATDKVETWREIMAEKGLSPRETSYVGDDIVDVPLLREVGFSASVADAEEYVRDAVDYVSSRQGGQGAVREIIEFLLKSGGAWEKAASKYLGGGR; from the coding sequence ATGAGCGCTCCCGTGATCCGGTCCGGCGCCGCGCAAAAAGCGGCCGGGGTGCGCCTTTTCCTGGTCGACGTGGACGGCGTCCTTACCGACGGCGGAATCGTCTACGACGGCGACGGCACCGAGATAAAGAGGTTTCACGTTCGGGACGGACACGGGATCAAGATGCTCCAGCGTGCGGGGGTGGAAGTGGGGATCATCACCGGGAGGACCTCCCGGGTGGTTGAGGTCCGCGCGCGTGAGTTGGGAATTTCCATCGTGCGCCAGGGGGCGACCGACAAGGTGGAAACCTGGCGGGAAATAATGGCGGAGAAAGGGCTCTCCCCGCGCGAGACTTCCTACGTCGGGGACGACATCGTCGACGTCCCGCTGCTCCGGGAAGTGGGATTTTCGGCCTCGGTCGCCGACGCCGAGGAATATGTGCGCGATGCGGTCGATTACGTCTCCTCCAGGCAAGGCGGGCAGGGAGCCGTCCGCGAAATAATCGAGTTCCTGCTGAAATCCGGAGGGGCTTGGGAAAAGGCCGCTTCGAAGTACCTCGGAGGCGGGCGGTAG
- a CDS encoding KpsF/GutQ family sugar-phosphate isomerase, producing the protein MVERAARALSVEAEGILGLKERLDDNFERAVELLLNASGKVVVTGMGKSGLIGRKIAATLASTGTPAFFLHPAEGLHGDIGMVLAGDVVIALSKSGETTEVISLIPVFKRLGLPMIALTGERNSTLARHADAVIDVGVPEEACPMGLAPTASTTAALAMGDALAVVLFEEKGFSERDFAMLHPGGALGRKLLTVEDLMHAGEEIPLVSRNTPLKDALFTISSKRLGVTGVLDGAGVLEGVITDGDVRRAMARGTDLFRTRAAEVMSTDPKRISSTEIAASALRKMEEHSITSLFVFDGADAARLVGIVHIHDLLKAGVG; encoded by the coding sequence ATGGTGGAACGCGCGGCCCGCGCTCTTTCGGTCGAGGCGGAAGGCATCCTCGGGCTCAAGGAACGGCTGGACGATAATTTCGAGCGCGCCGTCGAACTGCTGCTGAACGCTTCGGGGAAGGTCGTCGTGACGGGAATGGGAAAGTCCGGCCTCATCGGGCGGAAGATAGCGGCGACGCTCGCGTCGACGGGAACGCCCGCGTTCTTCCTTCATCCTGCGGAAGGGCTGCACGGGGACATCGGCATGGTGCTCGCCGGGGACGTCGTCATCGCGCTCTCCAAGTCCGGCGAGACGACGGAAGTGATCTCGCTTATCCCGGTGTTCAAACGCCTGGGACTTCCGATGATAGCGCTGACGGGAGAGAGGAATTCCACTCTTGCCCGCCACGCCGATGCGGTGATCGACGTCGGGGTGCCCGAGGAGGCTTGCCCGATGGGGCTTGCCCCGACGGCATCCACAACCGCTGCGCTGGCGATGGGAGATGCTCTCGCCGTCGTCCTTTTCGAGGAGAAGGGGTTTTCCGAGCGCGATTTCGCGATGCTGCACCCCGGGGGCGCCCTCGGCCGCAAGCTCCTGACGGTGGAGGACCTCATGCATGCCGGAGAGGAGATACCGCTGGTCTCACGGAACACGCCGTTGAAAGACGCGCTCTTCACGATCAGCTCCAAGCGGCTCGGCGTCACCGGCGTCCTCGACGGAGCCGGGGTGCTGGAGGGCGTCATCACGGACGGGGACGTCCGCAGGGCGATGGCCCGCGGAACAGACCTTTTCAGGACCCGCGCCGCGGAGGTCATGTCCACCGACCCGAAGCGCATATCGTCCACGGAGATCGCCGCCTCGGCCCTGCGGAAGATGGAGGAGCACTCGATCACAAGCCTGTTCGTGTTCGACGGAGCGGATGCGGCGAGGCTGGTGGGCATCGTCCACATCCACGATCTGCTTAAGGCGGGCGTGGGATGA
- the kdsA gene encoding 3-deoxy-8-phosphooctulonate synthase: MIRQVDIAGKFRIGTGNPPVFIAGPCVLESEELAMSVAEHLAGIAARLKLHLLFKGSFDKANRSSGKSYRGPGEAEGLRILGEVKRRFGLPVTTDVHDPQQAGSAGTVVDLIQIPAFLCRQTDLLVAAGRTGLPVNIKKGQFMAPWDMANAVDKVVATGNSSVLVTERGTMFGYNNLVVDFRGIPQIREGICPVIFDATHSVQLPGGAGQVSSGERRFVAPLARAAVAAGVDGVFLEVHPAPERALSDGPNSLPLSEVEPLLRALLAIRGAAEKQDAAAEGGRA, translated from the coding sequence ATGATCCGCCAGGTCGATATCGCAGGAAAATTCCGGATCGGCACGGGGAATCCCCCGGTCTTCATCGCCGGCCCGTGCGTCCTCGAATCGGAGGAGCTTGCGATGTCCGTCGCGGAGCATCTCGCCGGGATCGCGGCGCGCCTGAAGCTCCACCTTTTGTTCAAAGGCTCCTTCGACAAGGCGAACCGTTCCTCCGGCAAGTCGTACAGGGGGCCGGGCGAGGCGGAAGGCCTCCGAATCCTGGGAGAGGTCAAGCGAAGGTTCGGCCTTCCCGTCACCACGGACGTGCACGACCCGCAACAGGCCGGGTCCGCGGGAACGGTGGTCGACCTGATCCAGATCCCCGCGTTCCTGTGCCGGCAGACCGACCTGCTGGTCGCCGCGGGGAGGACCGGCCTCCCGGTGAACATCAAGAAGGGGCAGTTCATGGCTCCCTGGGACATGGCGAACGCCGTGGATAAGGTGGTCGCCACCGGGAATTCGTCGGTCCTCGTCACCGAGCGCGGGACGATGTTCGGATACAACAACCTCGTCGTCGACTTCCGGGGGATCCCGCAGATCCGCGAGGGGATATGCCCCGTGATCTTCGACGCCACGCACAGCGTTCAGCTTCCCGGCGGGGCAGGGCAGGTTTCGTCGGGGGAGCGCCGTTTCGTCGCCCCTCTCGCGAGAGCGGCGGTTGCAGCGGGCGTGGACGGCGTGTTTCTCGAGGTCCATCCGGCGCCGGAGCGCGCCCTCTCCGACGGTCCCAACAGCCTGCCGCTTTCCGAGGTGGAGCCGCTGCTGCGGGCCCTCCTTGCGATCCGCGGTGCGGCGGAGAAGCAGGACGCGGCGGCGGAAGGAGGACGGGCATGA
- a CDS encoding CTP synthase: MRAERTVKPKFIFVTGGVVSSLGKGLAAASIGALLEARGLRITMLKLDPYINVDPGTMNPFQHGEVFVTDDGAETDLDLGHYERFVSSKMAKKNNCTTGKIYHSVISKERRGDYLGGTVQVIPHITDEIKRVIFAAAKGYDLVIVEVGGTVGDIESLPFLEAIRQVRTDRGKENTLYVHVTLVPYIGTAGELKTKPTQHSVKELRSIGIQPDVLLCRCDRPLPKEIKAKIALFCNVTEDAVITARDVEHIYELPLVFHQEGLDDKIMECLNIWAAEPKLDAWEKTVDKWKNPVGEVTIAIVGKYVNLRESYKSLNEALTHGGISHAVRVHHRFVDSEEIERQGAEALLKGADGILVPGGFGSRGVEGKIAAVKYARENGVPYFGICLGMQVAVVEFARNVCGLAAATSRELDTNSECAVIDLMPDQRGIVEKGATMRLGAYPCRLSDKSLARKAYGTAEVSERHRHRYEFNNEFKETLSSRGLRITGISPDGRLVEIVEIDEAHPWFLGCQFHPEFQSRPMSPHPLFRDFIGASWTASRKKNPS; this comes from the coding sequence ATGCGGGCGGAACGTACGGTAAAGCCGAAGTTCATCTTCGTCACGGGCGGGGTCGTCTCCTCTCTCGGAAAAGGGCTCGCCGCGGCGTCCATCGGGGCGCTCCTCGAAGCCAGGGGCTTGAGGATAACGATGCTCAAGCTCGATCCCTACATTAACGTCGACCCCGGCACGATGAATCCCTTCCAGCACGGCGAGGTGTTCGTGACCGACGACGGGGCCGAGACCGATCTCGACCTCGGCCACTACGAACGGTTCGTCTCGTCGAAGATGGCGAAGAAGAACAACTGCACGACCGGAAAAATCTACCACTCTGTGATCTCGAAGGAGCGGCGCGGCGACTACCTCGGCGGGACGGTCCAGGTCATCCCCCACATCACCGACGAGATCAAGCGGGTCATCTTCGCGGCGGCGAAAGGATACGATCTCGTGATCGTGGAGGTGGGCGGCACGGTCGGCGACATCGAGAGCCTGCCGTTCCTCGAGGCTATCCGGCAGGTGCGGACCGACCGCGGAAAGGAGAACACCCTCTATGTTCACGTCACGCTCGTCCCGTACATAGGGACCGCGGGAGAGCTGAAAACCAAGCCCACGCAGCACAGCGTCAAGGAATTGCGCTCCATCGGCATCCAGCCCGACGTACTTCTGTGCCGCTGCGACCGGCCGCTGCCCAAGGAGATCAAGGCGAAGATCGCCCTCTTCTGCAACGTGACCGAGGACGCCGTCATCACGGCCCGGGACGTGGAGCACATCTACGAGCTGCCCCTGGTCTTCCACCAGGAAGGTCTCGACGACAAGATCATGGAGTGCCTGAACATCTGGGCCGCGGAGCCGAAGCTCGACGCGTGGGAAAAGACCGTAGACAAGTGGAAGAACCCGGTGGGCGAGGTCACGATCGCGATCGTGGGGAAGTACGTCAACCTGCGCGAATCGTACAAGAGCCTGAACGAGGCGCTCACCCACGGGGGGATCTCCCACGCGGTGCGCGTCCATCATCGCTTCGTGGACTCCGAGGAGATCGAGCGGCAGGGGGCGGAGGCGCTCCTCAAGGGCGCCGACGGCATCCTGGTTCCCGGGGGATTCGGATCGCGCGGCGTGGAAGGCAAGATAGCCGCCGTCAAGTACGCGCGCGAAAACGGCGTTCCGTATTTCGGCATCTGCCTGGGAATGCAGGTCGCCGTGGTGGAGTTCGCGAGGAACGTCTGCGGCCTCGCGGCGGCAACCAGCAGGGAGCTGGACACCAACAGCGAATGCGCCGTCATCGACCTCATGCCGGACCAGCGGGGGATAGTGGAGAAGGGGGCGACGATGCGGCTGGGCGCTTACCCTTGCCGCCTGTCGGACAAGTCGCTCGCGCGGAAGGCATACGGAACGGCCGAAGTCTCTGAGCGGCACCGGCACCGTTACGAGTTCAACAACGAGTTCAAGGAGACCTTGTCCTCCAGGGGGCTTCGGATCACGGGCATTTCGCCTGACGGCCGCCTCGTCGAGATCGTCGAGATAGACGAGGCGCACCCGTGGTTCCTCGGCTGCCAGTTCCACCCGGAATTCCAGTCCCGGCCCATGTCCCCCCATCCGCTGTTCCGGGATTTCATCGGAGCCTCATGGACCGCTTCCCGGAAGAAGAATCCCTCATGA
- the kdsB gene encoding 3-deoxy-manno-octulosonate cytidylyltransferase, translated as MTAPAKGVAVVIPARYASVRLPGKPLAQLDGRPMIWYVWEKARKSRLATRVVVATDDDRIAVAVRGFGGEAVMTSPACASGTDRVAETARGLDEEIVVNLQGDEPMMHPSVIDAVAAPLIRDPSVSMSTAALPGSDPEEFLRPSVVKVVVDARGDALYFSRAPIPHYRDAGTGRYRKHLGIYGYRKDFLFAVASLSPTSLEEAERLEQLRVLQNGYKIRVVDVEHDSVGVDTPEDLMAVEEMLCGRNVR; from the coding sequence ATGACCGCTCCCGCGAAAGGAGTAGCCGTCGTCATCCCTGCGCGGTACGCCTCCGTCCGGCTGCCGGGGAAACCCCTGGCGCAGTTAGACGGTCGCCCGATGATATGGTATGTTTGGGAAAAGGCAAGGAAATCGCGGCTTGCGACCCGGGTGGTGGTCGCAACCGACGACGACCGCATAGCCGTGGCGGTCCGCGGGTTCGGGGGGGAGGCGGTGATGACGTCGCCCGCCTGCGCCTCGGGAACGGACCGCGTGGCGGAGACGGCGCGGGGCCTCGACGAGGAGATCGTCGTCAACCTCCAGGGCGACGAGCCCATGATGCATCCTTCCGTCATCGACGCGGTGGCCGCTCCCCTGATCCGGGATCCTTCCGTTTCGATGTCCACGGCAGCGCTTCCCGGATCGGACCCTGAGGAGTTTCTCCGGCCTTCCGTGGTGAAGGTGGTCGTCGATGCGCGCGGCGACGCGCTTTATTTTTCCCGGGCCCCCATCCCGCATTACCGCGATGCCGGGACCGGGCGGTACCGGAAGCACCTGGGCATCTACGGGTACCGGAAGGATTTCCTGTTCGCCGTGGCCTCCCTTTCGCCGACCTCGCTGGAGGAAGCGGAGCGGCTGGAGCAGCTCCGGGTGCTTCAGAACGGGTATAAAATCCGCGTCGTCGACGTGGAGCACGATTCCGTGGGCGTGGACACCCCCGAAGACTTGATGGCCGTGGAGGAGATGCTATGCGGGCGGAACGTACGGTAA
- a CDS encoding N-acetyl-gamma-glutamyl-phosphate reductase codes for MKKVAIFGATGYTGFELIRLLSSHPRVKITALTSEQYSALPADQAFPPFRGRLADAAFGKMEEMLSARFDAAFLALPHTVSASVAEKIAARGIPVVDLSADFRFRSIPLYESVYGVTHKSPGLSAKAVYGLPEVHREALRKTRLAAVPGCFPTAVILALYPLLAAGLVELKGIVADCKTGVSGGGRSPSPGFHYPEVEGGVRPYGLPKHRHNPEMDQELSLAAGEKLSITFVPHLIPMIRGILATCYAVLRPKVTEEAVAEAYREKYAKEPFVRLCPEGVLPSTKDVAGSNLCDIAFRADAKSGRVVAVSVIDNLVKGASGAAVQCFNLMMGFPEDEGLRGAPLFP; via the coding sequence ATGAAGAAAGTGGCGATATTCGGTGCGACGGGATACACGGGATTCGAGCTTATCCGGCTCCTGTCGTCCCATCCGCGCGTGAAGATCACGGCGCTCACCTCGGAGCAATACTCCGCGCTGCCTGCCGACCAGGCGTTCCCGCCGTTCCGCGGGCGTTTGGCGGATGCGGCATTCGGCAAGATGGAAGAGATGCTTTCGGCCCGCTTCGATGCCGCTTTCCTTGCCCTCCCCCACACGGTGTCGGCATCCGTAGCGGAAAAGATAGCTGCAAGGGGGATCCCCGTGGTGGACCTCTCCGCGGACTTCCGTTTCCGGAGCATCCCGTTGTACGAGTCGGTCTACGGGGTGACCCACAAAAGTCCCGGTTTGAGCGCCAAGGCGGTGTACGGACTTCCCGAGGTGCACCGGGAGGCGCTTCGGAAGACGAGGCTCGCCGCCGTTCCCGGCTGTTTTCCCACGGCCGTCATCCTTGCGCTTTACCCGCTCCTCGCCGCGGGACTGGTCGAACTTAAAGGGATCGTTGCCGACTGCAAGACGGGAGTGTCCGGGGGGGGCAGAAGCCCTTCTCCCGGATTCCATTACCCGGAAGTCGAAGGCGGAGTCCGGCCGTACGGCCTGCCGAAGCACCGGCATAACCCCGAAATGGACCAGGAGCTGTCCCTTGCGGCGGGCGAAAAGTTGTCGATCACTTTCGTTCCGCACCTGATCCCGATGATCCGGGGGATCCTCGCGACCTGCTACGCCGTCCTTCGCCCGAAAGTCACCGAGGAGGCCGTGGCGGAGGCCTACCGCGAGAAGTACGCGAAGGAGCCGTTCGTGCGGCTCTGCCCGGAGGGCGTTCTGCCGTCGACCAAGGACGTCGCGGGGAGCAACCTCTGCGACATCGCGTTCCGTGCCGACGCGAAATCGGGAAGGGTCGTCGCGGTATCCGTCATCGACAACCTGGTGAAAGGCGCTTCCGGAGCGGCGGTCCAGTGCTTCAACCTTATGATGGGGTTCCCCGAGGATGAAGGGCTCCGCGGAGCGCCTCTTTTCCCATGA
- the rpsI gene encoding 30S ribosomal protein S9 has protein sequence MAQAARMYATGKRKTAIARVYVKQGSGRISVNGREFENYFPVLALRAVAVQPLVLTGKRQSVDVEVNVCGGGPAAQAESVKFGLAKALQADNPELRTALKRAGFLTRDSRIKERKKYGRPGARKRFQFSKR, from the coding sequence ATGGCACAGGCAGCGAGAATGTACGCTACGGGCAAACGGAAGACCGCGATCGCGCGCGTCTACGTGAAGCAGGGGAGCGGGCGCATAAGCGTCAACGGCCGCGAATTCGAGAATTACTTCCCGGTGCTGGCGCTTCGCGCCGTCGCCGTCCAGCCGCTCGTGCTCACCGGCAAGCGGCAGTCCGTCGACGTTGAAGTCAACGTCTGCGGCGGGGGGCCCGCGGCCCAGGCCGAGTCGGTGAAGTTCGGGCTGGCGAAGGCGCTTCAGGCGGACAACCCCGAGCTTCGCACTGCGCTCAAGCGCGCCGGGTTCCTGACCCGGGACTCCCGGATCAAGGAGCGGAAGAAATACGGCCGCCCGGGGGCAAGGAAACGGTTCCAGTTCTCCAAGCGGTAA
- the rplM gene encoding 50S ribosomal protein L13: MKKTEYFTRDEANQAWYVLDASGMILGRLATKVAEVLRGKNKTKFTPNADIGDFVIVVNAGKIKLTGNKMKEKAYHHHSGYMGGLKSTTPEKVLASKNPERIVEWAVRGMLPKTRLGDRLFTKLKVYAGPEHPHKAQQPKALAVNE; the protein is encoded by the coding sequence ATGAAGAAGACGGAATATTTCACCAGGGACGAGGCAAACCAGGCCTGGTACGTGCTGGACGCCAGCGGCATGATCCTGGGGCGTCTCGCCACGAAGGTGGCCGAGGTCCTTCGCGGGAAAAACAAGACGAAGTTCACCCCCAACGCCGATATCGGCGATTTCGTCATCGTGGTCAACGCCGGGAAGATAAAACTGACCGGGAACAAGATGAAGGAAAAGGCCTACCACCATCACTCGGGTTATATGGGGGGGCTGAAGTCCACCACGCCCGAGAAAGTTCTTGCGTCGAAGAACCCGGAGAGGATCGTCGAATGGGCGGTTCGCGGTATGCTGCCCAAGACGCGCCTGGGAGACCGTCTCTTCACCAAGCTGAAAGTCTACGCAGGTCCCGAGCATCCCCACAAGGCCCAGCAGCCCAAGGCGCTGGCGGTCAACGAATAG
- the truA gene encoding tRNA pseudouridine(38-40) synthase TruA: protein MRRVKLTLAYDGTAYRGFQVQPNGPTIQSAAEDALSRLLQEPVKLRAAGRTDAGVHAREQTVDFGDSGKRSVETIMRGGNALLPPDIRILAASEVPESFNARRDAKEKEYRYFLHLHPVASPFFSRYSWHLEKPLDLASMREALSHATGEHDFSAFRGQGCTAKTTVRTIYRSELREEIPALFSVSIAGSGFLRHMVRNLVGTVVDAGKGKIPPERLRDLLTLKDRSEAGPTAPATGLFLWSVRY from the coding sequence ATGCGGCGGGTCAAGCTGACGCTGGCCTACGACGGTACCGCTTACCGCGGATTCCAGGTCCAACCCAACGGACCGACGATCCAGTCGGCGGCGGAGGATGCGCTTTCCCGGCTCCTGCAGGAACCTGTCAAGCTGCGCGCGGCGGGGCGGACCGACGCAGGCGTCCACGCGCGCGAGCAGACGGTCGATTTCGGCGATTCCGGGAAACGGTCTGTCGAAACGATCATGCGCGGAGGAAATGCCCTCCTCCCGCCCGACATACGTATCCTTGCCGCCTCGGAAGTTCCGGAATCGTTCAATGCCCGCCGCGATGCGAAGGAAAAAGAGTACCGGTATTTTCTTCACCTGCATCCCGTGGCGTCGCCGTTCTTTTCGCGCTACTCCTGGCACCTGGAAAAGCCGCTCGACCTGGCATCGATGCGGGAAGCGTTGTCTCACGCGACGGGGGAGCACGATTTTTCCGCCTTCCGCGGGCAGGGATGCACGGCGAAGACGACGGTCCGGACTATCTACCGGTCGGAATTGAGGGAGGAAATTCCGGCGCTCTTCTCGGTGTCCATCGCAGGCAGCGGCTTCCTCCGGCACATGGTCCGCAATCTCGTGGGCACGGTCGTGGACGCAGGAAAAGGGAAGATCCCGCCGGAACGGCTGCGGGACCTTCTCACATTGAAGGACCGTTCCGAGGCGGGCCCCACCGCCCCCGCCACGGGCCTCTTTCTCTGGTCGGTGCGCTATTAA
- a CDS encoding aspartate-semialdehyde dehydrogenase, producing the protein MSARSFNVAVAGATGAVGEVMLQILEERKFPVKNIRLLASERSVGKRLKFKGEQVPVELLQKTAFKGIDIALFSAGASRSKEFAAAAWESGAVVIDNSSAFRMEPDIPLVVPEINPHAIAQFRNRGIIANPNCTTIVAIMPLKPLHDYGRLKRVVASSYQATSGAGAKAMAELITQTKSFAKGEKMEVAAFKHQIAFNVIPHIDAFLENGYTKEEMKMTNEGRKIMEIPNLRVACTTVRVPVLTAHSISINAEFEKKITREKARELIAKFPGCQVMDDPANNVYPMPLFCAGKDDCYVGRIREDVSAENALNFWVCGDQLRKGAALNAIQIGELLVKNHLVPA; encoded by the coding sequence ATGAGCGCCAGGAGTTTCAACGTCGCGGTGGCCGGTGCGACCGGGGCCGTCGGTGAAGTGATGCTGCAAATTCTCGAGGAGCGGAAGTTCCCCGTGAAGAACATCCGCCTGCTCGCGTCCGAGCGTTCGGTCGGCAAAAGGCTCAAGTTCAAGGGGGAGCAGGTTCCGGTAGAATTGCTCCAAAAGACCGCCTTCAAGGGGATCGACATCGCCCTGTTTTCCGCAGGCGCATCCCGGAGCAAGGAATTCGCGGCGGCTGCATGGGAGTCGGGCGCGGTGGTGATCGACAACTCCTCCGCCTTCCGGATGGAGCCGGACATTCCGCTCGTGGTGCCGGAGATAAACCCCCACGCGATCGCGCAGTTCAGGAACCGCGGGATCATCGCCAACCCCAACTGCACCACCATCGTCGCGATCATGCCCCTGAAGCCCCTCCACGACTACGGAAGGCTCAAGAGGGTGGTGGCCTCCTCCTACCAGGCGACCTCCGGAGCCGGCGCCAAGGCAATGGCGGAGTTGATCACGCAGACGAAGTCCTTCGCGAAGGGCGAGAAGATGGAAGTGGCGGCCTTCAAGCACCAGATCGCCTTCAACGTCATCCCGCACATCGACGCATTCCTGGAGAACGGCTACACCAAGGAAGAGATGAAGATGACGAACGAGGGGCGGAAGATCATGGAGATCCCGAACCTTCGCGTAGCCTGCACCACGGTGAGGGTGCCGGTGCTCACCGCCCACTCGATCTCCATCAACGCCGAGTTCGAAAAGAAGATCACCCGCGAGAAGGCGCGCGAGCTGATCGCGAAGTTCCCCGGCTGCCAGGTTATGGACGATCCGGCGAACAACGTCTACCCCATGCCGCTCTTCTGCGCCGGGAAGGACGACTGCTACGTCGGACGCATCCGCGAGGACGTCAGCGCGGAGAACGCGCTCAACTTCTGGGTGTGCGGCGACCAGCTCCGGAAAGGGGCGGCCCTGAACGCCATCCAGATCGGGGAGCTGCTCGTGAAGAACCACCTGGTTCCCGCATAA